caattccaccatgaaaaccctagattctaggaggAAATCTTGTTAAAAAAAAGTTAAGAAGTGAAACAAATAAGTTAGAAGTCACTTACTAGTGTTTTGGGAGAAGAAAgagtgtttggaaaatcgcctctcatgttttagggttttaaaaagtgaaaaataacagaaaagtccgtttaaatatacccctctaaGACCCTCTTCGCGGACCGTATAAAAAGGACTACGTCCGCGTAACTCCACCGCGGACAGCAAGAAATCGAGCGCTGTCGCAAAGGTATGGCCTTACCCCAATGCAGTCGCGAAGTCCCCACCGCGGTCCCGAAGGTTTCTCTGCGGACTGCGAGACCTGACGTCAGAGACGTGCAActtttctctgaacctgcaacttctATAAGTGTAAAAACACCCCggaacctatccaaaactcacctgagccctcgaagCTCCAAACTAAATATGCATACTAACTCagaaacatcatatggacttgctcgtgtgatcaaatcgccaaattaacactTTAACAACGGATTTAGCATCAAGATCAAAGAAATATCTCATGAACTCTTAAATTCCATTTTTAACAACCAATGGTCCgcttcacgtcatttcaagtctgtttcttaccaaacttttgGGGCTCAACTTAAATACTacataagacctgtaccgggctccagaaccaaaatacgggtccgataccatcactttcaaacatatttcatttccaaaaactcatataatTTCTAGAAAACAactttatttaaaaatttatttctcgggcttgggacctcggaattcgattccgagcatacaaccaagtcccatattttcctacggaccctctgggaccgtcagaGCACgagtccgagtccgtttacccaaaatattgaccgaagttaactcaaattcgttttaaaagaaaaattcatcattttcacagatctTCACAAAATAGCTTTCTGGATAcacgctcggactgcgcacatatatcgaggtgagataaaaaggaggttttaaggcctcgggatACTGAATTTACTtacaaaacaagtgatgaccttttgggtcatcacattcaaAGAACCAATTTTCACTATTAGGCACCAAAACgctcctgggtcatccaaaacccgatttgAACATACGCCccagtccgaaatcatcatataaacctattggaaccgtcaaatcctgATTCGATGTCAtttgctcaaaacgttgaccaaagtcaaacttagcctttttggCCAACCTTAAAGAACCaaatgttccgatttcaacccgaacccttccaaatcccgaactaatCATTCCCGCAagttataaaatagtaaaaacacctacgggaagtcttatttaggggaacagggttctagaaagcaaaacaaccggtcgggtcgttacattctccacctcttaaacaaacgttcatccttaAATGGGtttagaatcatacctggagtggtgaataagtgtggatatatGCTTTGCATGTTCTCCTTGGACTCCCCAgtcacctcctcgactggttTGCCCCTCCATTGAATCTTTACTgtggaaatcctcttggatctcaactggcaaacctgcctatcaacaatggcaactaGCTCCTCCTTATAACCCAGGCTCTCATCTAATTGAATCGTGTTAAAGTCCAACACATgtgacaagtcggcatgatatctccggagcatagacacgtgaaaaatcggatgaactcccgatagactAGGAGTTAAGGCATGTTCATacgcaacctccccaactcatctcaacacctcaaatgagcctataaaccttgggctcaacttgccctttaTCCTGAATCTCATAATCCCCTTCATCAGTGAGACTTTCTAGAGAACCTTTTCGCCCAGTGTAAACCTCATaggacaccccataaagataatgcctccagatcttaagaTCATGAACAATTGCAGCTAACTCTATATCGTGCacggggtaattcttctcatggatattcaattgacgtgaagcatatgcaataagtCGACCCTCCTGCATCAGTACACAACCCAAGAAACACGCGAAGTGACGCAATACACAATATACATCCCTGAACTAGAAGGAAACACTagaactggtgttgtagtcaaagctgtcttgagcttctgaaagctcgtctcaaaATCATCAGACCAacggaacggagcacccttctgggttaatctagtcaaaggtgctgaaaTAGATGAGAAACTCTgcacaaaccggtgataataaccTGCAAACCCCAAGAACCTCCTGATCTCAGTCGCCGAAGTGGgacgaggccaactctgaactgcctcaatttTCATAGGATCCACATTAGTACCCTcgcctgatacaacatgccctaagaaagccatagaatctagccaaaactcgcacttggagaacttagcaaatgGTTTCTGTTCCCACAAGGTTTGAAGCACTACCCTccaatgttgctcgtgctcctccatgcTATGCGAGTAGATTAAAATgacatcaatgaagacaatgactaACGAATCAATATAAGTCATGAACACCCTGTTCACCAGATCCATAAATGGTGTcggggcgttagtcaagccgaagtacatcactagaaactcataatggtcaTATCTAGTACGGAAAGCAGTCTTCGAAACATcgagtcctgaatcttcaactgatggtaccttAATCTCAAGTCagtcttagagaacaccctagatCCATGtaactagtcaaacaaatcatcaatacacgGCAacaggtacttgttcttaatgttaactttgttcaactagcagtaatcaatgcacatccgcatagtcccatctttcttcttcacaaataatacTAGTTCAACCCAAGGTGACATACTTGGTTTGACGAACCCCTTTGCTAGCAATTcttcaagctgctccttcaactctttcggagccatacggtatggtggGATATATATAGGCTGGATACTTAGAGCCAAGTCAATACAGAAATTGATATCACGATatggtggcatgcctggaaggtcagaaggaaaTACATCGGCAAACTCCCAAACTACTAGCACTAAATCAATCGCCAGAGTCTCGGCGGTagtatcccgaacataagctagataagccaaacaacccttctcgaccatatgtcgagccttcagaaaagagatgaCCTGACTAGATGTACTGATATacgaacccttccactccaatatAGGTAACTCTATCATTGCAAAGGTAACAGTCTTTGCATGGCAATCAATAATGGCGTGATATGGGGATAGCTTGTCCATGCCTAAGATGACCTTAAAGTCGGTAATATCAAGCAACAAAAGGTCCGCTCTAGTCTCATAACCACAGAATGTAACCACATAGGACCAATAGATCTGATCCACTACAACAGAATCGCCCACAAGAGTGGACACATAATCATGAGTGCCtaaggactcacgaggaatatccaagaaatgagcaaacagataTGACACATGAAtatgtagaccttggatcaaataatactgaagcatccctaccacaaacagaaataatacttgtgatcacACAATCTGAGGCCACTGCATCTGGTCTGGCCGGAAAAGCATAGAACCTAGCAGGAACGCAGAT
The Nicotiana sylvestris chromosome 11, ASM39365v2, whole genome shotgun sequence DNA segment above includes these coding regions:
- the LOC138881330 gene encoding uncharacterized protein: MTWDQFIHLFLDRYIPPSQREELRCQFEKLQQGQISVTDYEARFFELSRDALMILPTNTERVQRFVAGLNSSIQASMDREVEMGTSYQLVVEISWRIKGCRQRGREQMQQDKRSIFLESLEVSRLGIEARMLQYYLIQGLHIHVSYLFAHFLDIPRESLGTHDYVSTLVGDSVVVDQIYWSYVVTFCGYETRADLLLLDITDFKVILGMDKLSPYHAIIDCHAKTVTFAMIELPILEWKGSYISTSSQVISFLKARHMVEKGCLAYLAYVRDTTAETLAIDLVLVVWEFADVFPSDLPGMPPYRDINFCIDLALSIQPIYIPPYRMAPKELKEQLEELLAKGFVKPSMSPWVELVLFVKKKDGTMRMCIDYC